A single Lolium perenne isolate Kyuss_39 chromosome 6, Kyuss_2.0, whole genome shotgun sequence DNA region contains:
- the LOC127305828 gene encoding outer envelope protein 64, mitochondrial — protein sequence MDSSARSGAGGAAAYSTPRAWIVAGVVVAGVIVLAEAARRRRRWLRGKSAAPPDSGAFCDSLVLSPPPQAPPPAARQQLSDLTFAVSDNFEIEGYVAGFGNPDWKRTHAAATRTAVAVTNLLKQGATCVGRTVMDELGFGVTGQNLHYGTPINPSSPSVVPGGSCSGSAVAVSAQLVDFALGTDTTGDLRIPASFCRVLCFRPSHGVVSTVGTLANSQSLDTIGWLARDPRILHRVGDILLPAAVGGFIKGKSQLIFADDCFESLKVPSQKTVHVIESAVLTLPGYQPPKHINIGQYIISNVPSLKEFCEPSTNMQEGNSALKALCTVMLLLQRYEFKANHEDWVNTVKPKLGLEITTRVLQAVNFRDDNIKSLYNVRSEWRSALKNLLKDTGILVLPTMAGYPLKRNSKQRLSSEFEDKMYAFVSIAALSGCCQATVPLGNHNDRPISLSFVAAHGSDKFLLRAISDMYSTIQEQVVSVSKLAPPPVINHDVDASELLKEKGNDSFKRKQWSKAIEFYSEAIELNGTNATYYCNRAAAYLELGRFKQAEADCDQALLLDKKNVKAYLRRGAAKERVLNHQEALQDFRHALALEPQNKAALAAERRIQKHLR from the exons atGGACTCCTCGGCCCGATCGGGCGCCGGCGGCGCCGCGGCGTATTCCACCCCGCGCGCCTGGATCGTGGCGGGCGTCGTCGTCGCCGGGGTCATCGTCCTCGCGGAGGCCGCGCGGCGCCGCCGGAGGTGGCTGCGCGGCAAGTCCGCCGCCCCGCCCGACTCCGGGGCCTTCTGCGACAGCCTCGTGCTCTCCCCGCCGCCGCAGGCCCCGCCCCCCGCCGCGCGCCAGCAGCTCTCGGACCTCACCTTCGCCGTCAGCGACAA CTTCGAGATCGAGGGCTATGTAGCCGGCTTCGGGAACCCGGACTGGAAGAGGACGCACGCGGCAGCGACCCGCACGGCGGTGGCCGTCACCAACCTGCTCAAGCAGGGGGCGACCTGCGTCGGCAGGACCGTCATGGATGAACTCGGCTTTGG TGTTACTGGACAAAATTTGCACTACGGAACACCAATTAACCCATCATCTCCATCAGTTGTCCCTGGAGGGTCTTGCAGTGGCTCCGCTGTCGCAGTTTCTGCTCAGCTTGTCGACTTTGCTCTTG GTACTGATACAACTGGTGATTTGAGAATACCAGCATCTTTCTGTCGTGTACTTTGTTTCCGGCCTTCTCATGGAGTGGTGTCTACTGTTGGGACCTTAGCAAATTCACAAAGTCTAGATACTATTG GATGGCTTGCACGAGATCCTCGTATTCTGCATCGTGTTGGAGATATTCTTTTACCTGCTGCTGTAGGCGGGTTTATTAAGGGAAAAAGTCAGTTGATTTTTGCTGATGATTGCTTTGAGTCTCTGAAGGTTCCCAGCCAGAAAACTGTGCATGTCATAGAAAGTGCTGTCCTTACATTACCTGGAT ATCAGCCACCTAAGCACATCAATATTGGCCAGTATATTATTTCAAATGTTCCTAGCCTGAAGGAGTTCTGTGAACCTTCTACAAATATGCAAGAAGGAAATTCGGCCTTGAAAGCTCTATGCACGGTTATGCTGTTATTACAGAG ATATGAATTCAAAGCAAACCATGAGGATTGGGTTAACACTGTAAaacccaagcttggtcttgaaattACTACCCGTGTACTACAAGCTGTAAATTTCAGAGACGATAACATCAAATCTCTTTACAATGTACGTAGTGAATGGCGATCTGCACTCAAGAATCTTCTAAAG GACACTGGAATTTTAGTTCTGCCAACCATGGCTGGATATCCTTTAAAAAGAAACTCCAAACAGAGACTATCATCTGAATTTGAAGATAAAATGTACGCATTTGTCAGCATTGCTGCACTTTCAGGCTGTTGCCAG GCCACTGTTCCCTTGGGAAATCACAATGATCGTCCAATATCTCTTTCATTTGTAGCAGCTCACGGATCAGACAAGTTCCTTCTTCGTGCTATATCGGATATGTATTCTACTATCCAGGAACAAGTAGTTTCAGTATCAAAGTTGGCACCCCCGCCAGTAATCAACCATGATGTTGATGCATCAGAGCTGTTGAAAGAAAAG GGAAATGATTCTTTTAAAAGAAAACAGTGGAGCAAGGCGATTGAGTTCTACTCTGAGGCAATTGAATTAAATGGCACTAATGCGACATACTATTGCAATAGAGCAGCTGCTTATCTGGAACTTGGCCG TTTCAAGCAAGCTGAAGCGGATTGTGATCAGGCCTTACTCTTGGATAAAAAG AATGTCAAGGCATATCTACGACGAGGCGCTGCAAAAGAACGGGTTTTGAATCACCAAGAAGCACTCCAAG ATTTCAGGCACGCTTTAGCTTTGGAACCACAGAACAAAGCAGCCCTTGCAGCAGAGAGAAGAATACAGAAGCATCTCAGGTGA
- the LOC127305829 gene encoding uncharacterized protein, producing MEAQQWQQRRHPLRTPMDPLLSLAGTFFSAFSPSSSTEQGTATSTILLLPLPAAAARALSVLRRLALLATQAFISVFFAVLSALSPPPPPPPPSLAPSLPPPPRADQQGSPAASTSVGRALGHVLWVASRLPVASRKYELVRGLAERLLDDNALAGGAAVGAVSRAALSAAFERTLRQLEASATGGGDWPAMELAARAVRTGMRLWRPAVAPLEGEAAFGGPAAEKLAAELLWLAQKMAACGAALEAAVQFGNAPRLGGRALVAEPTLQVALLRLAVFLFRHANSAEFEQDTGDREGDKAAVAEHRMAMLRSWLPLLCRGSTGTDAPVLSGRERAEMVTVLEELIEKLRWEQQEEALALWLHHFAACPDTDWPNLERCYTRWYAESRNLLA from the exons ATGGAGGCGCAGCAGTGGCAGCAGCGCCGGCACCCGCTCCGGACGCCCATGGACCCGCTCCTGTCCCTCGCCGGAACCTTCTTCTCGGCCTTCTCCCCTTCCTCATCCACCGAGCAgggcaccgccacctccaccatacTCCTCCTGCCGCTCCCCGCGGCCGCGGCGCGCGCGCTCTCCGTGCTCCGCCGGCTCGCGCTGCTGGCCACGCAGGCCTTCATCTCCGTCTTCTTCGCGGTCCTCTCCGCGCTCTCTcccccgccaccaccaccacccccctcCCTCGCGCCAtccttgccgccgccgccgcgcgcggaCCAGCAGGGCTCGCCGGCTGCCTCCACCAGCGTGGGCCGCGCGCTCGGGCACGTGCTCTGGGTGGCGTCCCGCCTCCCCGTCGCCTCCCGCAAGTACGAGCTCGTGCGGGGGCTCGCGGAGCGCCTCCTCGACGACAACGCGCTCGCCGGCGGCGCGGCGGTCGGCGCCGTGAGCCGCGCCGCGCTGTCCGCCGCGTTCGAGCGCACGCTGCGCCAGCTGGAGGCGTCGGCGACCGGCGGCGGGGACTGGCCCGCGATGGAGCTGGCCGCGCGCGCGGTCAGGACGGGCATGCGGCTGTGGAGGCCggccgtcgccccgctggaaggcGAGGCGGCGTTCGGCGGCCCTGCGGCCGAGAAGCTCGCCGCCGAGCTGCTGTGGCTCGCGCAGAAGATGGCCGCGTGCGGCGCGGCGCTCGAGGCCGCCGTGCAGTTCGGCAACGCCCCGCGCCTCGGCGGCCGCGCGCTCGTCGCCGAGCCCACCCTCCAGGTCGCGCTGCTCCGGCTAGCCG TGTTCTTGTTCAGGCATGCCAACTCGGCGGAGTTCGAGCAGGACACCGGCGACAGAGAAGGCGACAAGGCCGCGGTGGCGGAGCACCGGATGGCGATGCTGCGGTCGTGGCTGCCGCTGCTGTGCCGCGGCAGCACCGGGACGGACGCGCCGGTGCTGAGCGGCAGGGAGAGGGCGGAGATGGTGACGGTGCTGGAGGAGCTCATCGAGAAGCTGCGgtgggagcagcaggaggaggcccTGGCGCTGTGGCTGCACCACTTCGCCGCATGCCCGGACACCGACTGGCCCAACCTCGAGCGCTGCTACACGCGATGGTACGCCGAGTCGCGCAACCTCCTCGCCTGA